A stretch of the Flavobacterium aquiphilum genome encodes the following:
- the leuB gene encoding 3-isopropylmalate dehydrogenase: MNLKIAVLSGDGVGPEVILQAKKALYAISVAYDHEFIFEDALIGAVAIEKTRNPLPEQTLNLCLNTDAVLFGAIGNPKYDNNPDAKVRPEQGLLRLRKELGLYANIRPIKPFKNLLDASPIKKEVIENVDFVVFRELTGGSYYGEKILNEEGTFASDICEYSEEEITRITHLAFKSAQKRRKKVTLVDKANVLETSRLWRKLVKKIALQYPDVKLECQYIDNVAMQIITDPKQYDVILTENLFGDILSDEACAIMGSIGLLPSASVGDTKALFEPIHGSYPQARGKNIANPIASILSAAMLLQHFGLEKEARKVYEAVEKAIEYKVVTIDLNPDSRFGTNDVGDFISNVILSKDDLYFKNDNVQIGQSTIV; the protein is encoded by the coding sequence ATGAACCTAAAAATAGCAGTGCTTTCTGGGGATGGAGTAGGACCTGAAGTTATTTTGCAAGCCAAAAAAGCTTTGTATGCCATTAGTGTTGCCTATGATCATGAGTTTATTTTTGAAGATGCTTTGATCGGCGCAGTGGCAATCGAAAAAACGAGAAATCCTCTGCCTGAGCAAACATTAAATCTTTGTTTGAATACCGATGCTGTTTTGTTCGGGGCTATCGGTAATCCAAAATACGATAACAATCCGGATGCTAAGGTACGTCCGGAACAAGGATTGTTGAGACTTAGAAAGGAATTAGGGCTTTATGCTAATATTAGACCTATAAAGCCTTTTAAAAATTTATTGGATGCTTCTCCAATCAAAAAAGAGGTTATTGAAAATGTGGATTTCGTTGTTTTCAGAGAACTTACGGGAGGATCTTATTACGGAGAAAAGATTTTGAATGAAGAAGGGACATTTGCTTCTGATATATGTGAATATTCCGAAGAAGAAATTACTAGAATTACACATTTAGCATTCAAATCGGCACAAAAAAGAAGAAAAAAAGTGACATTGGTTGATAAAGCAAATGTTCTTGAAACTTCCAGATTGTGGAGAAAATTGGTCAAAAAAATTGCGCTTCAATATCCTGATGTGAAATTGGAATGCCAGTATATTGATAATGTGGCGATGCAAATTATCACTGATCCCAAACAATACGATGTGATTTTGACAGAGAATTTATTTGGAGATATACTTTCAGATGAAGCTTGTGCGATAATGGGGTCAATTGGTTTGTTGCCTTCGGCTTCGGTTGGTGATACTAAAGCGCTTTTTGAACCTATTCATGGTTCTTATCCTCAGGCAAGAGGAAAGAATATAGCAAATCCTATTGCTTCTATTTTGTCAGCAGCAATGTTGTTGCAGCATTTTGGATTGGAAAAGGAGGCCAGAAAAGTGTATGAAGCAGTTGAAAAAGCGATTGAGTATAAAGTGGTTACAATAGATTTAAATCCGGATTCAAGATTTGGAACAAATGATGTTGGAGATTTTATTTCGAATGTTATTTTAAGTAAAGATGATTTGTATTTTAAAAACGATAATGTTCAAATTGGACAGTCAACTATCGTTTAA
- a CDS encoding LTA synthase family protein: MSLFKKFSPFYNLALFYILVSFVLRIVLALHPITQTSFTLIDSLKIFSFGLISDAFVFAIATGFLWLYLIFISNSKYNKPYGYIIFGLLVALFLYIASGKTILNEYGGALPKIGMIFVGIKTLLFGLLLFLPKYRSKIRFWLFTFVTFLYVVIILQNGISEYFFWNEFGVKYNFIAVNYLVYTNEVIGNIMESYPVIPIFSALFLVAGTVTYFIVRRTRNYIDDIPTFTEKLKLSAVYLTLFGLSFLAVPYLAKKENSQNVFANELQANGIYRFYLAFINSELDYFKFYKTLPEKEAFALLDKQIPSMSAKSTVREIKSDSAEIPKNVVLITIESYSADFMKMYGNDQNITPFLDDLAQKSLLFTNLYAVGNRTVRGLEAVTLCFPPTAGESVVKRKDNKNKFSTASIFKQKGYNVKFLYGGDAFFDNMEDFFGGNGYDIVDKKTFTPEEVTFANIWGVCDEDMANKAIKTMNNEAKTGKPFFNHWMTVSNHRPFTYPNNKIDIPGDIKSREGGVKYTDYALKRFFDMASKQPWFKNTVFVILADHCASSAGKTELPVDKYRIPAMIYSPGFVQPQKYTNIMSQIDIMPTLFGLLHFNYQSKFYGQDVLKSDYKPRALIATYQDLGLIKDNVLTILSPKQTVKQFQLTLKPDQKLPTDFQIYYNQVPLDKERTDLVNDAVSYYQTASDLLKKKQYQMIAK, encoded by the coding sequence ATGTCATTATTCAAAAAGTTCTCTCCTTTTTACAATCTCGCACTTTTTTATATTCTTGTGAGTTTCGTTTTAAGAATCGTTTTGGCTTTACATCCTATAACACAAACATCATTTACTCTTATCGACAGCTTAAAAATCTTTTCATTCGGACTGATTTCAGATGCTTTTGTTTTTGCTATTGCAACAGGATTCTTGTGGTTATACTTGATTTTTATATCCAATTCAAAATACAACAAGCCTTATGGTTATATCATATTTGGTTTGTTGGTGGCGCTATTCCTCTATATCGCATCAGGAAAAACCATTTTGAATGAATACGGAGGTGCTTTACCAAAAATCGGGATGATTTTTGTGGGTATCAAAACTTTGCTTTTTGGTCTATTACTCTTTTTACCAAAATACCGAAGCAAAATCAGGTTTTGGCTCTTCACTTTTGTGACATTTTTATACGTTGTAATTATCCTTCAAAACGGAATCAGCGAATATTTTTTCTGGAATGAATTTGGAGTTAAATACAATTTTATAGCCGTTAACTATTTGGTTTACACCAATGAAGTCATCGGAAATATTATGGAATCATATCCCGTAATTCCGATATTTTCGGCCCTATTCCTGGTAGCTGGAACCGTAACTTACTTTATTGTCAGAAGAACCAGAAACTATATTGATGACATTCCTACTTTTACTGAGAAATTAAAATTATCCGCTGTATATCTAACTCTATTTGGACTTTCTTTTTTGGCAGTTCCTTATTTGGCAAAAAAAGAAAACTCTCAAAATGTTTTTGCGAACGAATTACAAGCCAACGGAATTTACCGTTTTTATCTGGCTTTCATAAACAGTGAATTGGATTATTTTAAATTCTACAAAACACTTCCAGAAAAAGAAGCTTTTGCCTTATTGGACAAACAAATACCTTCTATGTCTGCAAAATCAACCGTGAGAGAAATCAAAAGCGATTCGGCTGAAATTCCTAAAAATGTAGTTTTGATTACTATCGAAAGTTACAGCGCCGATTTCATGAAAATGTATGGAAATGACCAAAACATCACTCCTTTCCTTGATGATTTGGCACAAAAAAGTTTGTTATTTACCAATTTATACGCCGTTGGAAACAGAACCGTTCGTGGTCTGGAAGCTGTTACTTTATGCTTTCCTCCTACTGCGGGAGAAAGCGTTGTAAAAAGAAAGGACAATAAAAACAAATTCTCGACAGCTTCTATTTTTAAACAAAAAGGATACAACGTGAAATTCCTTTACGGAGGTGATGCCTTTTTTGACAATATGGAAGATTTCTTTGGAGGAAATGGCTACGATATTGTCGATAAAAAAACATTCACTCCCGAAGAAGTTACTTTTGCTAATATTTGGGGGGTTTGTGACGAAGATATGGCCAACAAAGCCATTAAAACTATGAACAACGAGGCCAAAACCGGCAAACCGTTTTTCAATCATTGGATGACCGTGAGCAATCACCGTCCATTTACCTATCCAAACAACAAAATTGATATTCCTGGCGACATTAAATCCCGTGAAGGTGGCGTAAAATACACGGATTACGCTTTAAAAAGATTCTTTGATATGGCAAGCAAACAACCTTGGTTCAAAAATACCGTATTTGTTATTCTTGCCGATCACTGCGCTTCGAGTGCTGGAAAAACAGAGCTTCCTGTGGATAAATACAGAATTCCGGCCATGATTTACAGTCCGGGCTTTGTTCAGCCTCAAAAATATACGAATATAATGTCTCAGATTGATATTATGCCAACGCTTTTTGGATTATTGCATTTTAATTATCAAAGCAAATTTTACGGACAAGATGTTTTGAAATCGGATTATAAACCAAGAGCTTTGATTGCAACCTATCAAGATTTAGGGCTAATAAAGGACAATGTTCTGACGATACTTTCTCCTAAACAAACCGTAAAACAGTTTCAATTGACTTTAAAACCAGACCAAAAATTGCCAACCGATTTTCAAATCTATTACAATCAAGTTCCTTTGGATAAAGAAAGAACTGATCTTGTAAACGATGCCGTATCGTATTATCAAACCGCTTCAGATTTATTAAAGAAAAAACAATATCAAATGATTGCTAAATAA
- the ilvB gene encoding biosynthetic-type acetolactate synthase large subunit: protein MENNRISGAEAVIRCLLAEGVNLVYGYPGGAIMPVYDELYKFQDELHHVLVRHEQGAIHAAQGFARATGKVGVAIATSGPGATNLVTGIADAQIDSTPIVCITGQVGRHLLGSDAFQETDIIGISTPVTKWNFQITEASQIPEIIAKAFFIARSGRPGPVLIDITKNAQFDQMDFSYKKCTSIRSYTPRPTLNLEKIKQAADLINSAKKPYIIFGQGIILGQAEAELKALVEKSGIPAAWTILGLSALPTDHPLNVGMVGMHGNYGPNLLTNECDVLIALGMRFDDRVTGNLATYAKQAKVIHFEIDPAEVDKNVKTDVAVLADVKESLTALLPLIENNKHDAWHNEFKEKYKVEFDAVIQEELNPVKDGISMGETIEMINKHSNGDAIIVSDVGQHQMFACRYAKFNSTKSNITSGGLGTMGFALPASIGAKMGKPEREVVAIIGDGGFQMNIQELGTIFQTKVPVKIVVLNNEFLGMVRQWQELFFDSRYASTVMINPNFVAIAEGYHIKAKKVTKREDLDGAIAEMLASKDSYFLEVMIEKENNVFPMIPTGASVSEMRLS, encoded by the coding sequence ATGGAAAATAATAGAATTTCAGGAGCAGAAGCCGTTATCAGATGTTTATTGGCTGAAGGAGTAAACCTAGTTTATGGTTATCCTGGTGGGGCGATAATGCCCGTTTATGACGAATTGTATAAATTTCAAGACGAATTGCACCATGTTTTGGTAAGACATGAACAAGGAGCTATTCATGCCGCTCAAGGTTTTGCCAGAGCGACAGGAAAAGTTGGGGTTGCGATTGCAACTTCTGGACCGGGAGCAACTAATTTGGTAACAGGTATTGCCGATGCTCAAATTGATTCAACACCTATTGTATGTATTACAGGACAAGTTGGAAGACATTTATTAGGATCAGATGCGTTTCAGGAAACTGATATTATCGGAATTTCTACTCCGGTTACGAAGTGGAATTTTCAAATAACCGAAGCTTCGCAAATTCCGGAAATTATAGCAAAGGCTTTTTTTATAGCTAGATCAGGACGTCCAGGGCCAGTATTGATTGACATTACGAAAAATGCTCAATTTGATCAAATGGATTTTAGTTACAAAAAATGCACCAGTATCAGAAGTTATACTCCAAGACCTACTTTAAATCTTGAAAAAATTAAACAAGCTGCTGATTTAATTAATAGTGCTAAAAAACCATATATCATATTTGGTCAGGGAATAATCCTTGGGCAGGCTGAAGCAGAATTAAAAGCTTTGGTTGAAAAATCAGGAATTCCTGCTGCTTGGACTATTCTGGGACTTTCTGCATTGCCAACAGATCATCCGTTAAATGTAGGAATGGTAGGGATGCATGGTAATTATGGGCCTAATTTATTAACCAATGAATGTGATGTTTTAATTGCGTTGGGAATGCGTTTCGATGATCGTGTTACTGGAAATTTAGCTACTTATGCTAAGCAGGCAAAAGTAATTCATTTTGAAATTGACCCAGCCGAAGTTGATAAAAACGTAAAAACAGATGTTGCTGTATTGGCTGATGTTAAGGAGTCATTGACAGCTTTGCTTCCTCTTATTGAAAATAATAAGCATGATGCTTGGCATAACGAATTCAAAGAGAAATATAAAGTTGAATTTGATGCTGTAATTCAAGAAGAGTTAAATCCGGTTAAAGATGGAATTTCAATGGGAGAAACTATTGAAATGATTAATAAACATTCTAACGGTGATGCAATTATTGTATCAGATGTAGGACAACATCAAATGTTTGCCTGCCGATATGCAAAATTCAATTCAACCAAAAGTAATATCACTTCTGGAGGTTTAGGAACTATGGGATTTGCTTTGCCAGCTTCTATTGGTGCAAAAATGGGAAAACCAGAAAGAGAAGTTGTCGCAATTATTGGAGACGGAGGTTTTCAAATGAATATACAAGAGTTAGGAACTATTTTTCAAACTAAAGTTCCTGTAAAAATTGTTGTTTTGAACAATGAGTTTTTAGGAATGGTACGTCAATGGCAAGAATTATTTTTTGATAGCAGATATGCTTCAACTGTGATGATAAATCCAAATTTCGTTGCTATCGCTGAAGGATATCATATAAAAGCAAAAAAAGTGACCAAAAGAGAAGATTTAGATGGAGCAATCGCTGAAATGCTGGCTTCAAAAGATTCTTATTTCTTGGAAGTTATGATAGAAAAAGAAAATAATGTATTTCCAATGATTCCAACTGGAGCATCGGTATCAGAAATGAGATTAAGCTAA
- the ilvD gene encoding dihydroxy-acid dehydratase — protein sequence MELNKYSKTITQDATQPAAQAMLYGIGLTEEDLKKAQVGIVSMGYDGNTCNMHLNDLAKDVKKGVWDADLVGLIFNTIGVSDGISNGTEGMRYSLVSRDVIADSIETVVGAQWYDSLIAIPGCDKNMPGALIAMGRLNRPAIMVYGGSIHSGKWKGESLNIVSAFEALGKKVKGEITPEDFKGVIQNACPGAGACGGMYTANTMSSAIEALGMSLPYSSSNPALSQEKRDECLAAGAAIKVLLEKDIKPKDIMTRKAFENAITIVAVLGGSTNAVMHLIAMAHSVGITITLDDFQAINDRTPVLADMKPSGKYMMEDIYEVGGIPSVMKYLLKVGLIHGDCLTVTGKTVAENLASTPDLQDGQEVIHDIQKALKPTGNIQVLYGNLASEGAVAKISGKEGEYFEGPAVVFEGEFEVIPGLQAGKIKPGNVVVIRGCGPKGGPGMPEMLKPTSAIIGAGLGSTCALITDGRFSGGSHGFVVGHVTPEAYDGGGIALVKDGDLIAIDAVNNTINLKISDEEFAARKASWVQPPLKVTKGVLLKYARSVSSASTGCVTDK from the coding sequence ATGGAATTAAATAAATACAGCAAGACGATAACGCAAGATGCTACTCAGCCTGCCGCACAAGCTATGTTGTACGGAATTGGTTTAACCGAGGAGGATCTAAAAAAAGCACAAGTTGGAATTGTAAGCATGGGTTACGATGGTAATACTTGTAACATGCACTTGAATGATTTAGCAAAAGATGTTAAAAAAGGTGTTTGGGATGCGGATCTGGTCGGGCTTATTTTTAATACCATTGGTGTAAGTGACGGAATTTCGAATGGAACTGAAGGAATGCGTTATTCATTGGTTTCTCGCGATGTAATTGCTGATTCTATTGAAACTGTCGTGGGAGCACAATGGTATGATAGTTTAATTGCAATTCCTGGTTGTGATAAAAATATGCCTGGAGCATTAATCGCAATGGGGCGATTAAACCGCCCAGCTATTATGGTTTATGGAGGTTCAATTCACTCTGGAAAATGGAAAGGTGAATCTTTAAATATCGTTTCTGCATTTGAAGCTTTAGGTAAAAAAGTAAAAGGCGAAATTACTCCGGAAGATTTTAAAGGTGTGATTCAAAATGCTTGTCCGGGAGCTGGTGCTTGTGGTGGTATGTACACAGCAAATACTATGTCTTCTGCAATCGAAGCTTTAGGGATGAGTTTGCCATACAGTTCTTCAAATCCTGCTTTAAGTCAGGAGAAAAGAGATGAATGTCTTGCTGCAGGAGCTGCTATTAAGGTATTATTAGAAAAAGATATTAAGCCAAAAGATATCATGACTCGCAAAGCTTTTGAAAACGCTATTACAATTGTAGCAGTTTTAGGAGGTTCAACAAATGCAGTTATGCACTTGATCGCAATGGCACATTCAGTTGGAATTACAATCACTTTGGATGATTTTCAGGCTATAAATGACAGAACTCCAGTTCTTGCAGATATGAAACCAAGTGGTAAATATATGATGGAGGATATTTATGAAGTTGGAGGTATTCCTTCAGTAATGAAATATTTATTAAAAGTTGGACTTATTCACGGTGACTGTTTAACAGTAACAGGAAAAACAGTAGCTGAAAATTTGGCTTCTACTCCAGATTTACAAGACGGTCAAGAAGTAATTCACGATATTCAAAAGGCGTTGAAACCAACAGGAAATATTCAGGTTTTGTATGGAAATCTTGCTTCTGAAGGTGCTGTAGCAAAAATTAGTGGAAAAGAAGGAGAATATTTCGAAGGACCAGCAGTTGTCTTTGAAGGCGAATTTGAAGTAATTCCTGGGTTACAAGCCGGAAAGATTAAACCAGGTAATGTAGTCGTCATTAGAGGTTGTGGACCAAAAGGTGGTCCGGGAATGCCTGAAATGCTAAAACCTACATCTGCAATTATTGGAGCTGGTTTAGGAAGTACTTGTGCGTTAATCACAGATGGTAGATTCTCCGGAGGTTCACACGGATTCGTGGTAGGTCACGTTACACCAGAAGCATATGATGGTGGTGGTATTGCACTAGTAAAAGATGGTGATTTGATTGCTATTGATGCGGTAAACAATACAATTAACCTGAAGATATCAGATGAGGAATTTGCAGCTCGTAAAGCGAGTTGGGTTCAGCCTCCTTTAAAAGTGACAAAAGGAGTTTTACTTAAATATGCAAGATCGGTTTCAAGTGCTTCAACTGGCTGCGTAACCGATAAATAA
- a CDS encoding 2-isopropylmalate synthase has translation MNREKVQIFDTTLRDGEQVPGCKLDTKQKLVIANRLDEMGVDIIEAGFPVSSPGDFLSVSEICKIVKNATVCGLTRAVENDIDVAAAALKGAVKPRIHTGIGTSDSHIYHKLQTTPEDVIARAKHAVAHAKSYVEDVEFYAEDAGRTDNAFLAKVCEEVIKSGATVLNIPDTTGYCLPEEYGAKIKYLRENVKGIENVILSCHCHNDLGMATANSISGAINGARQIECTINGIGERAGNTALEEVVMIFKQHPYLNLYTDIDSKQLNEMSRLVSDSMGMIVQPNKAIVGANAFAHSSGIHQDGVIKNRATYEIMDPLDVGVNESSIILTARSGRAALAYRAKKVGYELTKTQLDIVYVEFLKFADIKKEVLDEDIHQIIEASKISVS, from the coding sequence ATGAATAGAGAGAAAGTCCAAATTTTTGACACCACTTTAAGAGATGGAGAACAAGTTCCAGGATGTAAATTAGACACCAAACAAAAACTAGTGATAGCCAATCGACTAGATGAAATGGGTGTTGATATCATCGAAGCCGGTTTCCCTGTTTCTAGCCCTGGTGATTTTTTATCTGTTTCCGAAATATGTAAAATTGTTAAAAATGCAACTGTGTGTGGGCTTACAAGAGCTGTAGAAAATGATATTGATGTTGCTGCTGCCGCTTTGAAAGGTGCGGTTAAACCTAGAATACATACAGGAATCGGAACCTCTGATTCTCATATTTATCACAAATTACAAACTACTCCAGAGGATGTAATCGCAAGAGCAAAACATGCTGTAGCTCATGCTAAATCTTATGTTGAAGATGTAGAATTTTATGCAGAAGATGCAGGTAGAACTGATAATGCTTTCTTGGCAAAAGTTTGCGAAGAAGTAATTAAATCAGGGGCTACTGTACTTAATATACCTGATACAACTGGGTATTGCTTACCAGAAGAATACGGAGCAAAAATAAAATACCTTAGAGAGAATGTTAAAGGTATTGAAAATGTTATTCTTTCTTGTCACTGTCATAATGATTTAGGAATGGCAACCGCCAATTCAATTTCAGGAGCTATAAATGGAGCGCGTCAAATCGAGTGTACTATTAATGGTATAGGGGAAAGAGCTGGAAACACTGCTCTTGAAGAAGTAGTTATGATCTTTAAACAGCATCCTTACCTTAATTTATATACTGATATTGACAGTAAACAATTGAACGAAATGAGTCGATTGGTTTCTGATAGTATGGGAATGATTGTTCAGCCTAATAAGGCTATCGTTGGGGCTAATGCTTTTGCACATAGTTCTGGAATTCATCAGGATGGTGTGATTAAAAATAGAGCTACTTACGAAATCATGGATCCATTAGATGTTGGTGTCAATGAGTCGTCTATTATTTTGACAGCAAGAAGCGGTAGAGCTGCTTTGGCTTACAGAGCTAAAAAAGTAGGTTATGAACTTACCAAAACGCAATTGGATATCGTTTATGTTGAGTTTTTGAAATTTGCAGATATCAAAAAAGAAGTTTTGGATGAAGATATTCACCAAATTATTGAAGCTAGTAAAATAAGTGTGAGCTAA
- the ilvN gene encoding acetolactate synthase small subunit, with protein MENKMFTISVYSENNVGLLNRISGIFLKRHINILSLNVSESEIENVSRFIIVVNTTEKWVQNIVGQIEKQIEVIKAFYHIDEETIFLESAIFKIASNLLFDERQIQNIIKDSKSEIVTVSREFFVISKSGKRSEIEELYEKLKPFGIMQFARSGRISISKQKMEISAILEAFK; from the coding sequence ATGGAAAATAAAATGTTCACTATTTCTGTTTATTCAGAAAATAACGTTGGCTTACTTAATAGAATATCAGGTATATTTTTGAAACGCCATATAAATATATTGAGCTTAAATGTATCAGAATCTGAAATCGAAAATGTTTCTAGATTTATCATTGTAGTAAATACAACTGAAAAATGGGTACAAAATATTGTTGGCCAGATCGAAAAACAAATTGAGGTTATTAAGGCTTTTTATCATATAGATGAGGAGACTATCTTTTTAGAAAGTGCAATCTTCAAAATAGCTTCCAATCTACTTTTTGACGAAAGACAGATTCAGAATATCATCAAAGACAGTAAATCTGAAATTGTGACCGTATCGAGAGAGTTTTTTGTGATTTCAAAATCTGGAAAACGTTCGGAAATTGAGGAATTATACGAAAAACTGAAGCCTTTTGGAATTATGCAGTTTGCCCGTTCGGGAAGAATTTCGATTTCCAAACAAAAAATGGAAATTTCAGCAATATTAGAAGCATTTAAATAA
- the ilvC gene encoding ketol-acid reductoisomerase — protein sequence MANYFNSLPLRLQLEQLGVCEFMDQSEFANGIEALAGKKVVIVGCGAQGLNQGLNMRDSGLDISYALRAEAIAEKRASWKNATDNGFKVGTYEELIPTADLVCNLTPDKQHTAVVTAIMPLMKQGATLSYSHGFNIVEEGMQIRKDLTVIMCAPKCPGSEVREEYKRGFGVPTLIAVHPENDPNGFGLDQAKAYAVATGGNRAGVLRSSFVAEVKSDLMGEQTILCGLLQTGSILCFDKMVAEGVEPGYASKLIQYGWETITEALKYGGITNMMDRLSNPAKIEAFKVSEELKDIMRPLFQKHMDDIISGHFSKTMMEDWANDDKNLLTWRAATGETNFEKTPAGNVEISEQEYFDNGVLMVAMVRAGVELAFEAMTDSGIIEESAYYESLHETPLIANTIARKKLFEMNRVISDTAEYGCYLFDHACKPLIAEYVKNAPSNLVGRPFNNGDNGVDNKELIEVNSIIRNHPVEEVGAWLRESMTAMKKIVG from the coding sequence ATGGCAAATTATTTCAATTCATTACCACTTAGATTACAATTAGAACAATTAGGAGTTTGCGAATTCATGGATCAATCAGAATTTGCAAATGGAATAGAGGCTTTAGCAGGAAAAAAAGTAGTCATTGTAGGTTGTGGTGCCCAAGGTTTGAACCAAGGTTTGAATATGAGAGATTCTGGTTTAGATATTTCTTATGCATTACGTGCTGAGGCTATCGCTGAAAAAAGAGCTTCTTGGAAAAATGCAACTGATAATGGTTTCAAAGTGGGAACTTATGAAGAATTAATCCCAACAGCTGATTTAGTATGTAACCTTACTCCAGATAAACAACACACAGCGGTAGTTACTGCAATTATGCCATTAATGAAGCAAGGAGCTACTTTATCATATTCTCACGGATTCAACATCGTTGAAGAAGGAATGCAAATCCGTAAAGACTTAACAGTTATTATGTGTGCTCCTAAATGTCCGGGATCTGAAGTACGTGAAGAGTATAAAAGAGGTTTTGGTGTACCAACACTTATTGCGGTTCACCCTGAAAACGATCCAAACGGATTTGGATTAGACCAAGCTAAAGCTTATGCTGTTGCTACAGGAGGAAATAGAGCAGGTGTATTGAGATCTTCATTCGTTGCTGAAGTAAAATCAGATTTAATGGGTGAGCAAACAATCTTATGTGGATTATTGCAAACAGGTTCTATCTTATGTTTCGATAAAATGGTTGCTGAAGGTGTTGAGCCAGGATATGCTTCTAAATTAATCCAATACGGATGGGAAACTATCACTGAAGCTTTGAAATACGGTGGTATCACTAACATGATGGATAGATTGTCTAACCCTGCAAAAATTGAAGCATTCAAAGTTTCTGAAGAATTGAAAGATATTATGCGTCCGTTGTTCCAAAAACATATGGATGATATCATTTCTGGACACTTCTCTAAAACAATGATGGAAGACTGGGCTAATGATGACAAAAACTTATTGACTTGGAGAGCAGCAACAGGAGAAACTAATTTCGAAAAAACTCCAGCTGGAAATGTTGAAATTTCTGAGCAGGAATATTTTGATAATGGTGTATTGATGGTTGCAATGGTAAGAGCTGGTGTTGAATTAGCTTTCGAAGCTATGACAGATTCAGGAATTATCGAAGAATCAGCTTACTATGAATCATTACACGAAACTCCACTTATTGCAAACACAATTGCAAGAAAGAAATTATTCGAAATGAACCGTGTAATTTCTGATACTGCTGAGTACGGATGTTATTTATTTGACCACGCTTGTAAACCATTAATCGCTGAATACGTGAAAAATGCACCAAGTAACTTAGTGGGACGTCCATTTAACAATGGAGATAATGGTGTTGACAATAAAGAATTAATTGAAGTTAACTCGATTATCAGAAACCATCCAGTTGAAGAAGTTGGAGCTTGGTTGAGAGAGTCAATGACAGCGATGAAAAAAATCGTTGGATAA